In Nonomuraea sp. NBC_00507, the following are encoded in one genomic region:
- a CDS encoding GTP cyclohydrolase I, protein MGLSKFGRIAQRHAGRLQMQERFTRQLADEVVAAIGSEDVAVTVRGVHLCMSMRGVRMETALTSTVHVGGRFLTDPLLSQQFLTLTTAGQRGTA, encoded by the coding sequence CTGGGGCTATCGAAGTTCGGCCGGATTGCGCAGCGCCACGCCGGGCGCCTCCAGATGCAGGAGCGCTTCACCCGCCAGCTCGCCGACGAGGTAGTCGCCGCCATCGGCAGCGAGGACGTGGCCGTCACGGTGCGCGGCGTGCACCTGTGCATGAGCATGCGCGGCGTTCGGATGGAGACGGCCCTCACTTCCACCGTGCACGTCGGCGGCCGGTTCCTTACCGATCCGCTGCTCTCCCAGCAGTTCCTCACCCTCACCACCGCCGGCCAGCGGGGGACAGCGTGA
- a CDS encoding metal-sensitive transcriptional regulator — protein sequence MPGYANTKQDHAVRLRRIEGQIRGLQRMVDEDKYCIDILTQVSAATSALKSFSLSLLEEHLAHCVAEATKKGGPEADAKVKEASDAIARLVRS from the coding sequence ATGCCCGGATATGCCAACACCAAGCAGGACCATGCGGTGAGACTGCGCCGCATTGAAGGTCAGATCCGTGGCCTGCAGCGCATGGTCGACGAGGACAAGTACTGCATCGACATCCTGACTCAGGTGTCGGCGGCCACAAGCGCGCTGAAGTCGTTCTCCCTGTCGTTGCTCGAAGAGCATCTGGCCCACTGCGTGGCCGAGGCCACGAAGAAGGGCGGCCCGGAGGCCGACGCAAAGGTCAAGGAAGCCTCCGACGCCATCGCCAGACTTGTCCGTTCCTGA
- a CDS encoding MFS transporter — protein MSAPSPRRWAALALIATAQFIVIMDTSIIGVALPRIQEDLGFSQENLSWVFNAYVVAFGGLLLLGGRLSDLFGARRLFGAGWLILLIGSLIAGIAPEVWVELTGRAVQGVGAALIAPSALTLLMMLFGHDPKELTKALALYGAAAPAGGTAGVFLGGVITEYLSWPWVFYINIPIALVALLATGPLMPAARPQRGSVDITGALTVTLGLGAAVYAIVRAPEIGWGSAQTWLALAGAVVLLGAFIAIQARRRQPLMRLSIFRTPNLAAANLTQLLLGGAWIPMWFFLNLYLQQVLGYSAFPSGAALLPMTVLIMIGMIVLAPRAINRFGPQATTVTGLALLAAGMAWLALISPDGSFAADVLPASLVAALGMSLAFIPSLGTAISSARPEEGGLASGIVNTSYQVGSALGLAAMTAVAAANGAAQLGNLPALTSGFSAAFIGAAGIALVGALLAAGTLRSHTSVPADEVATSHS, from the coding sequence ATGTCCGCACCATCCCCCCGGCGATGGGCCGCCCTGGCCCTGATCGCCACCGCTCAGTTCATCGTCATCATGGACACGTCGATCATCGGCGTTGCCCTCCCCCGCATCCAGGAAGACCTCGGCTTCTCCCAGGAGAACCTGTCCTGGGTCTTCAACGCCTACGTCGTCGCGTTCGGCGGCCTCCTGCTGCTCGGCGGACGCCTGTCGGATCTGTTCGGCGCCCGCAGACTGTTCGGGGCCGGCTGGCTCATCCTGCTCATCGGCTCACTCATCGCGGGCATCGCCCCCGAGGTGTGGGTCGAGCTGACCGGCCGCGCCGTTCAAGGGGTTGGCGCCGCGCTGATCGCGCCATCGGCCCTGACCCTGCTCATGATGCTCTTCGGCCACGACCCCAAGGAGCTCACCAAGGCTCTGGCCCTGTACGGCGCCGCCGCGCCCGCAGGCGGCACCGCCGGAGTCTTCCTCGGCGGCGTCATCACCGAATACCTCAGCTGGCCCTGGGTCTTCTACATCAACATCCCCATCGCACTCGTCGCGCTGCTGGCCACCGGCCCGCTGATGCCCGCCGCCCGGCCCCAGCGCGGCTCCGTCGACATCACGGGCGCACTGACCGTCACCCTCGGCCTCGGCGCCGCCGTCTACGCCATCGTCCGCGCACCGGAGATCGGCTGGGGCTCCGCGCAGACCTGGCTCGCACTGGCCGGCGCCGTGGTGCTGCTCGGGGCGTTCATCGCCATCCAAGCCCGCCGCCGCCAGCCACTCATGCGCCTGTCCATCTTCCGCACCCCGAACCTCGCCGCCGCCAACCTCACCCAGCTGCTGCTCGGGGGCGCATGGATCCCGATGTGGTTCTTCCTCAACCTCTACCTGCAGCAGGTCCTCGGCTACAGCGCCTTCCCCAGCGGCGCCGCTCTGCTGCCGATGACCGTCCTCATCATGATCGGCATGATCGTCCTGGCGCCCCGGGCCATCAACCGGTTCGGCCCCCAGGCCACGACCGTCACCGGCCTGGCCCTGCTCGCCGCCGGCATGGCCTGGCTCGCACTGATCAGCCCGGACGGCAGCTTCGCCGCCGACGTCCTGCCCGCCAGCCTGGTGGCCGCCCTCGGCATGTCGCTGGCCTTCATCCCCTCCCTCGGCACCGCCATCTCCTCCGCCCGGCCCGAGGAAGGCGGCCTGGCCTCCGGCATCGTCAACACCAGCTACCAGGTCGGCTCCGCGCTCGGCCTGGCCGCCATGACCGCGGTCGCCGCCGCCAACGGCGCCGCACAACTCGGCAACCTGCCCGCCCTGACCAGCGGATTCTCCGCCGCGTTCATCGGAGCCGCCGGCATCGCCCTCGTGGGTGCCCTGCTCGCCGCGGGAACCCTGCGCTCGCACACATCCGTGCCCGCTGACGAGGTCGCCACCTCCCACAGCTGA
- a CDS encoding C40 family peptidase, whose translation MKLNEKADQLVERYNQATEAYKKAKKKYDTVNTEYGRKGAQADALRRDLVTVVVNDYQFGPSTGWQRFVAQGSPEQILAGIATVQQIAQARAEKVRAFEAATMELRDRREEAQKALAEAETARAKVGDDKAEVDKMVKEQIKLLRRLGAFQAGNPTSPGIQYTGPASGNARSALEFAFAQIGKPYQYGGTGPGSFDCSGLTQAAWRTAGVELPRTTYTQWAWGASRRVSLDALEPGDLLFSKGLGHMGMYAGNGKMVHAPQTGDVIKVSELDDYWRNRLLGAVRP comes from the coding sequence GTGAAGCTGAACGAGAAGGCTGACCAGCTCGTCGAGCGGTACAACCAGGCCACGGAGGCGTACAAGAAGGCCAAGAAGAAGTACGACACCGTCAACACCGAGTACGGCCGCAAGGGGGCGCAGGCCGACGCCCTGCGCAGGGACCTCGTCACGGTGGTGGTCAACGATTACCAGTTCGGCCCTTCGACGGGCTGGCAGCGCTTCGTCGCCCAGGGCAGCCCCGAGCAGATCCTCGCCGGCATCGCCACCGTCCAGCAGATCGCCCAGGCCAGGGCGGAGAAGGTGCGGGCCTTCGAGGCGGCGACCATGGAGCTGCGCGACCGGCGGGAAGAAGCTCAGAAGGCCCTGGCAGAGGCCGAAACCGCACGCGCCAAGGTAGGCGACGATAAGGCTGAGGTCGACAAGATGGTCAAGGAGCAGATCAAGCTCTTGCGCAGGCTCGGCGCCTTCCAGGCCGGCAACCCCACCAGCCCCGGCATCCAGTACACCGGCCCGGCCTCCGGCAACGCCCGCTCTGCCCTGGAGTTCGCCTTCGCCCAGATCGGCAAGCCCTACCAGTACGGCGGCACTGGGCCGGGCTCCTTCGACTGCTCCGGCCTCACCCAGGCCGCCTGGCGCACCGCAGGAGTCGAACTGCCCCGCACGACCTATACGCAATGGGCGTGGGGCGCCAGCCGCCGCGTCTCGCTGGACGCTCTGGAGCCTGGCGACCTGCTGTTCAGCAAAGGGCTCGGACACATGGGCATGTACGCCGGCAACGGCAAGATGGTGCACGCGCCGCAGACCGGCGACGTCATCAAGGTGTCCGAGCTCGACGACTACTGGCGCAACCGCCTCCTCGGCGCAGTCCGCCCATAA
- a CDS encoding MFS transporter — translation MTTETLGRGGFAALLLLTSVELVVFLEVSIVNVALPAIGASLALTSAGLAWLVNAYQLTFGGFQLVGGRAADVLGRGRMFQAGIALFTIGSLPCGRAPDEWTLLAGRAVQGVALVVPAELALLAAIFTEPASYRRVFGVWSAMPLGGILPQTDPAASPVQREGAPLR, via the coding sequence GTGACTACAGAAACTTTGGGTCGGGGCGGCTTCGCGGCACTGCTCCTCCTGACCTCTGTCGAGCTCGTGGTGTTCCTGGAAGTGTCGATCGTCAACGTCGCGCTGCCCGCCATCGGCGCCTCCCTGGCTTTAACCAGTGCGGGCCTGGCCTGGTTGGTCAACGCCTATCAGTTGACGTTCGGGGGCTTTCAGCTGGTAGGCGGGCGTGCCGCCGACGTGCTCGGCCGGGGGCGGATGTTCCAGGCCGGCATCGCGCTGTTCACCATCGGGTCTCTGCCGTGCGGCCGCGCGCCGGACGAGTGGACGCTCCTGGCGGGCCGCGCGGTGCAGGGCGTCGCGCTCGTCGTCCCGGCCGAGCTGGCGCTGCTGGCGGCGATCTTCACCGAGCCCGCCTCCTACCGGCGGGTGTTCGGCGTGTGGAGCGCCATGCCGCTCGGCGGGATCCTCCCCCAAACGGACCCGGCGGCCTCCCCCGTACAGCGTGAAGGAGCACCTCTGCGATGA
- a CDS encoding TetR/AcrR family transcriptional regulator: MSETPPRRHDRDGRAPKKEDGRAARARSTRARIITAATDLFTTAGYTTTSIAAIAAKAGVSEQTVYYAFSTKRAILTTALDLAIAGDDEPIPTLQRPWAREAIADADPLGQLGRQVAGAADIYLRAAPLLDVVRSAATTDPDLAEVWATNIQQRLTVQRAFADALARKTPLRDGLTAEAAADIALAVLSPETYNLLVHTRGWSRTRWRDWTLDALVGQLTSLPRLTSSPDG, from the coding sequence GTGAGCGAAACACCACCACGACGGCACGACCGCGACGGACGGGCTCCCAAGAAGGAAGATGGGCGGGCCGCGCGGGCCCGATCCACCCGCGCCCGCATCATCACGGCAGCCACCGACCTGTTCACCACCGCCGGGTACACCACCACGAGCATCGCCGCCATCGCGGCCAAAGCGGGGGTGAGCGAGCAGACCGTCTATTACGCCTTCAGCACCAAACGGGCCATCCTCACCACCGCCCTCGACCTGGCCATCGCCGGCGACGACGAACCCATCCCCACGCTCCAACGCCCCTGGGCCCGCGAGGCCATCGCCGACGCGGACCCGCTCGGGCAGCTCGGCCGCCAAGTAGCCGGCGCCGCCGACATCTACCTGCGCGCCGCGCCGCTGCTGGACGTCGTACGCAGCGCCGCCACCACCGACCCCGACCTCGCCGAGGTTTGGGCCACCAACATCCAGCAACGCCTCACCGTCCAACGCGCCTTCGCCGACGCCCTGGCCCGCAAGACGCCCCTGCGCGACGGGCTCACCGCCGAAGCCGCCGCCGACATCGCCCTGGCCGTCCTGTCCCCCGAGACCTACAACCTGCTCGTCCACACGCGAGGATGGAGCCGCACGCGATGGCGGGACTGGACCCTCGACGCCCTCGTCGGCCAGCTCACCTCCCTGCCCCGCCTCACGTCATCGCCAGATGGATGA
- a CDS encoding heavy metal translocating P-type ATPase, with amino-acid sequence MSSLTDDRTNAVELSIGGMTCASCANRIERKLNKMDGVTATVNYATEKAKVTFPEGVDPQQLIAEVEKAGYTAALPAPPKTEAEAAEREPEDELRPLRNRLITSVVLAVPVIAMAMIPPLQFTNWQWLSLTLAAPVVVYAGWPFHKAAWTNLRHGAATMDTLISIGTIAALGWSLWALFFGTAGTPGMTHPFAFTIERTDGSGNIYLEAAAGVTAFILAGRYFEARSKRRAGAALRALLELGAKDVELADGRRVPVEELSAGDRFIVRPGEKIATDGVIEEGTSAVDASMLTGESVPVEVKPGDGVTGATVNAGGRLIVRATRVGADTQLAQMAKLVEDAQTGKAQVQRLADRISGIFVPIVIALALGTLGFWLGTGDGVGAAFTAAVAVLIIACPCALGLATPTALLVGTGRGAQLGILIKGPEVLESTRRIDTVVLDKTGTVTEGKMTLVDVVAEGESREEVLRLAGALEHASEHPIAQAIARAAGSDATVEDFANIEGLGVQGIVDGHAVLVGRPRLLEEWSQHLTPDLERALLTAQAAGRTAVAVGWDGQARAVLVVADVVKPTSKEAITQLRALGLTPVLLTGDNEAVAKTVAAEVGIDEVIAEVLPADKVDVVKELQNEGKVVAMVGDGVNDAAALAQADLGLAMGTGTDAAIEASDLTLVRGDLRVAADAIRLSRRTLSTIKGNLFWAFAYNVAALPLAALGLLNPMIAGAAMAFSSVFVVSNSLRLRRFK; translated from the coding sequence ATGTCCTCCCTCACCGATGACCGGACCAACGCGGTCGAGCTCTCGATCGGCGGCATGACCTGCGCGTCCTGCGCCAACCGCATCGAACGCAAGCTCAACAAGATGGACGGCGTGACCGCGACGGTCAACTACGCCACCGAGAAGGCGAAGGTCACCTTCCCCGAAGGGGTCGACCCACAGCAGCTCATCGCCGAGGTGGAGAAGGCCGGCTACACCGCCGCCCTACCTGCACCGCCCAAGACTGAGGCGGAGGCGGCCGAGCGGGAGCCCGAGGACGAACTCCGCCCCCTGCGCAACCGCCTGATCACCTCTGTGGTGCTGGCCGTGCCGGTCATCGCGATGGCGATGATCCCGCCGTTGCAGTTCACCAACTGGCAGTGGCTGTCGCTGACCTTGGCGGCGCCTGTGGTGGTGTACGCCGGCTGGCCGTTCCACAAGGCCGCCTGGACCAACCTGCGGCACGGCGCCGCGACGATGGACACGCTGATCTCGATCGGCACCATCGCCGCTCTGGGCTGGTCGCTGTGGGCGCTGTTCTTCGGCACGGCAGGCACCCCCGGGATGACGCACCCGTTCGCGTTCACCATCGAGCGCACCGACGGCTCCGGCAACATCTACCTGGAGGCCGCGGCGGGGGTGACGGCCTTCATCCTGGCCGGACGCTACTTCGAGGCCCGCTCCAAGCGGCGGGCCGGGGCCGCGTTGCGAGCCCTACTGGAACTGGGCGCCAAAGACGTGGAACTGGCCGACGGCCGGCGGGTGCCGGTCGAGGAGCTTTCAGCCGGGGACCGGTTCATCGTCCGCCCTGGCGAGAAGATCGCCACCGACGGGGTGATCGAGGAAGGCACCTCGGCGGTCGACGCCTCGATGCTGACCGGCGAGTCCGTGCCCGTCGAGGTCAAGCCCGGCGATGGGGTGACCGGTGCGACGGTGAACGCGGGCGGCCGACTGATCGTCCGCGCCACCCGCGTCGGCGCCGACACCCAGCTCGCCCAGATGGCCAAGCTGGTCGAGGACGCCCAGACCGGAAAGGCCCAGGTGCAGCGCCTGGCCGACCGCATCTCGGGCATCTTCGTCCCGATCGTGATCGCGCTGGCTCTCGGCACGCTCGGCTTCTGGCTCGGCACCGGCGACGGCGTGGGCGCCGCCTTTACGGCCGCAGTCGCGGTGCTGATCATCGCCTGCCCGTGCGCGCTCGGCCTGGCCACCCCGACGGCGTTGCTGGTCGGCACTGGCAGGGGAGCTCAGCTCGGCATCCTGATCAAGGGGCCGGAGGTGCTGGAGTCCACCCGCCGGATCGACACCGTGGTGCTGGACAAGACCGGCACGGTCACTGAGGGCAAGATGACCCTCGTCGACGTCGTGGCCGAGGGTGAGAGCCGGGAGGAGGTGCTGCGCCTGGCGGGCGCGTTGGAGCACGCCTCCGAGCACCCGATCGCCCAGGCCATCGCCCGCGCCGCCGGCTCCGACGCCACCGTCGAAGACTTCGCCAACATCGAAGGACTCGGCGTGCAGGGCATCGTCGACGGCCACGCGGTCCTGGTCGGCCGGCCTCGGCTGCTGGAGGAGTGGTCGCAGCACCTCACCCCCGACCTGGAGCGGGCCCTGCTCACGGCGCAGGCCGCAGGGCGTACCGCGGTCGCGGTGGGCTGGGACGGCCAGGCCCGGGCGGTGCTGGTGGTGGCCGACGTGGTGAAGCCGACGAGCAAGGAGGCGATCACGCAGCTGCGTGCCCTCGGTCTCACCCCGGTGCTGCTGACCGGCGACAACGAGGCCGTGGCCAAGACCGTGGCCGCCGAGGTCGGCATCGACGAGGTGATCGCCGAGGTGCTGCCCGCCGACAAGGTCGACGTGGTCAAGGAACTGCAGAACGAGGGCAAGGTCGTGGCCATGGTGGGCGACGGCGTCAACGACGCCGCCGCGCTCGCCCAGGCCGACCTCGGGCTGGCGATGGGCACCGGCACCGACGCCGCCATCGAGGCCTCCGACCTGACCCTGGTCCGCGGCGACCTGCGGGTGGCCGCCGACGCCATCCGGCTGTCGCGCCGCACCCTCAGCACGATCAAGGGCAACCTGTTCTGGGCCTTCGCCTACAACGTGGCCGCCCTGCCGCTGGCGGCCCTCGGCCTGCTCAACCCCATGATCGCGGGGGCGGCGATGGCGTTCTCCAGCGTGTTCGTGGTCAGCAACAGCCTGCGGCTACGCCGATTCAAGTAG
- a CDS encoding universal stress protein: MSTPILIAYDGSPDARHAIEETARLFPGASAVVLYARQPLESLAAHLEGHPALEDLRDIDAKTFDASERLAAEGAERARALGLKAEPRVASIPEEIVADAIVDVAEELDASLIVLGSRGRHGVRAVLSGSTSTRVVHSTGRPTLVIPSTPLAAARRADR; encoded by the coding sequence ATGTCCACGCCCATTCTCATCGCCTACGACGGCTCACCCGACGCGAGGCACGCCATCGAGGAGACCGCACGGCTCTTCCCGGGCGCCTCTGCCGTCGTGCTCTACGCCCGCCAGCCGTTGGAGAGCCTGGCAGCCCACCTCGAGGGCCATCCCGCCCTGGAAGACCTGCGTGACATCGACGCCAAGACCTTCGACGCCTCCGAACGGCTCGCAGCCGAAGGCGCCGAGCGCGCCCGGGCTCTCGGGCTCAAGGCCGAACCTCGCGTCGCCTCCATCCCGGAGGAGATCGTCGCCGACGCCATCGTCGACGTCGCCGAGGAGCTCGACGCCTCACTGATCGTCCTTGGCTCCCGCGGGCGGCACGGGGTGCGGGCGGTGCTGTCCGGCAGCACCTCCACCCGCGTTGTGCACTCCACCGGCCGACCCACGCTGGTCATCCCGTCCACACCACTCGCGGCTGCCCGCCGCGCCGATCGCTGA
- a CDS encoding helix-turn-helix transcriptional regulator, protein MDDSTDDDVAQALYARMHGRGESLPEAARGLNLAVAEVERARDQLTRLNLLTPDTQTAVNATAALARTLQSSHRTLDRLVEQHVRTAALAQHYLDLPRQAGGDAHVEFFPRADLARLNQRINELAELSSHEVLGLHPPADWTRENLEAGLARTKVTTGNGARTRALYAQISLSNPLIREYMGHWRQHGVEVRVAPVIPTRVLVYDRRTAIMQADPDDLEAGAVLISGSSVVSSIAAIYDYCWMTASEPEEVPGSPDGSALTDQQRAVLRLLATGAKDSAIARSLGVSTRTVTRLVSELTAALGASSRFQAGVRAARLGWLD, encoded by the coding sequence GTGGACGATTCAACGGACGATGACGTCGCGCAGGCCCTGTACGCACGCATGCACGGCCGCGGCGAATCGCTGCCCGAGGCCGCGCGGGGACTGAATCTGGCCGTCGCGGAGGTTGAGCGGGCGCGTGACCAACTCACCCGGCTCAACCTGCTGACCCCCGATACACAGACCGCCGTCAACGCGACCGCCGCGCTCGCCCGTACCCTCCAAAGCAGCCATCGCACGCTCGACCGCCTGGTCGAGCAGCACGTCAGGACGGCGGCGCTGGCCCAGCACTACCTCGACCTGCCCCGGCAGGCAGGCGGCGACGCACACGTCGAGTTCTTCCCCCGCGCCGACCTCGCCCGCCTGAACCAGCGCATCAACGAGCTGGCGGAACTGAGCAGCCACGAGGTCCTCGGCCTGCACCCACCGGCCGACTGGACGCGCGAGAACCTGGAGGCGGGCCTGGCGCGCACCAAAGTCACCACGGGCAACGGGGCGCGGACCCGGGCTCTGTACGCGCAGATCTCCCTGTCCAACCCGCTGATCCGCGAATACATGGGCCACTGGCGACAGCACGGCGTCGAGGTGCGTGTCGCACCGGTGATCCCCACCCGCGTGCTCGTCTACGACCGGCGAACCGCGATCATGCAGGCCGACCCGGACGACCTGGAGGCCGGCGCGGTCCTGATCAGCGGCTCGAGCGTGGTCAGTTCGATCGCGGCGATCTACGACTACTGCTGGATGACAGCCTCGGAGCCAGAAGAGGTGCCGGGGTCGCCGGACGGCTCGGCACTCACCGACCAGCAGCGCGCCGTGCTTCGCCTGCTGGCCACCGGCGCCAAAGACTCGGCCATTGCGCGCAGCCTGGGCGTCTCGACACGCACGGTCACGCGCCTGGTGAGCGAACTGACGGCGGCTCTCGGGGCGAGCAGCCGGTTTCAGGCGGGGGTGCGGGCGGCCCGGCTCGGCTGGCTCGACTGA
- a CDS encoding MFS transporter codes for MVLLGVGISGHVGPPSGSSPRTTLYPPMVFLESPVSFQGSLPVPAGTQNAAIHRETEEIDMPHVIRRPGVLGGTSLAVFLATVHFVNDAITAMLGALLPTLQARFQLGPTLLALIVAVYSISSSFTQPFFGAVAEDRSLRLVGATGVLLASLFLSLIGVAPTLVAVFALLIVGGMGSAALHPVGTAIAGGPTVPNRVLGVGLFTAGGMIGFALGPVLILFIVSAFGIAVTPWLMVPGVVLALLVFVLLPDWEPHGHRPLRTLLQPRLLRGPIGGLTLASSLASVAFVTFTSSVPIWLVREHGLATDDALIGWTLAAFSLAAGAGSLLGGVLAPHLGRRTTLVGSLLAAAVPLIAIVWLEPGGVPYFVAAILAGALLYVSSPINVVIAQDLAPDAPASAAGMVLGVSVAVAGALYVALGWLQELAGLGIGMVVGFALVIPAAAIALAVLWRHPEANRT; via the coding sequence ATGGTCCTGCTTGGTGTTGGCATATCCGGGCATGTCGGTCCTCCCTCGGGTTCGTCACCCAGGACAACACTATACCCCCCTATGGTATTTCTAGAAAGCCCGGTGAGTTTTCAGGGCAGCTTGCCCGTCCCCGCCGGCACCCAGAACGCAGCCATCCATCGCGAAACCGAGGAGATCGACATGCCACACGTGATCCGCAGGCCAGGCGTTCTCGGCGGGACATCGCTCGCCGTCTTTCTCGCCACTGTTCACTTCGTCAACGACGCGATCACCGCGATGCTGGGCGCCTTGCTGCCCACGTTGCAAGCACGATTCCAGCTCGGGCCGACCTTGCTGGCCCTGATCGTCGCCGTCTATTCGATCTCGTCATCGTTCACCCAGCCCTTCTTCGGCGCGGTAGCGGAAGATCGCAGCTTGCGCCTGGTGGGGGCCACGGGCGTGCTGCTGGCCTCGTTGTTCCTCAGCCTGATCGGCGTCGCGCCCACACTCGTGGCGGTCTTCGCCCTGCTGATCGTCGGTGGCATGGGCTCGGCCGCGCTGCATCCCGTGGGTACGGCGATCGCGGGCGGCCCGACCGTGCCGAACCGGGTGCTCGGCGTGGGGTTGTTCACCGCCGGCGGGATGATCGGGTTCGCCCTGGGCCCGGTGCTGATCCTTTTCATCGTTTCGGCGTTCGGTATCGCTGTCACCCCGTGGCTGATGGTCCCGGGCGTTGTCCTCGCCCTACTGGTCTTCGTGCTCCTGCCCGACTGGGAGCCGCATGGCCACCGGCCTCTGCGGACGCTTCTTCAGCCCCGGTTGCTACGCGGGCCCATCGGCGGGCTCACGCTCGCATCCAGCCTGGCGAGCGTCGCCTTCGTCACCTTCACCAGTTCGGTCCCCATCTGGCTGGTCCGCGAACACGGCCTGGCCACCGACGACGCACTGATCGGATGGACGCTGGCCGCCTTTTCGCTGGCGGCAGGGGCGGGTTCGCTACTGGGCGGCGTGCTCGCGCCGCATCTCGGCCGCCGGACGACGTTGGTGGGCTCGCTGCTCGCCGCCGCCGTGCCGCTGATCGCCATCGTGTGGCTCGAACCGGGCGGCGTCCCATACTTCGTCGCCGCCATCCTGGCGGGCGCACTCCTGTATGTGAGCAGCCCGATCAACGTCGTGATCGCACAGGACCTCGCGCCCGATGCGCCGGCGAGCGCAGCGGGCATGGTGCTCGGGGTGTCGGTCGCCGTGGCGGGAGCCCTGTATGTGGCTCTCGGCTGGCTCCAGGAGCTCGCGGGGCTCGGCATCGGGATGGTCGTCGGGTTCGCGCTGGTCATCCCAGCTGCGGCGATCGCCCTGGCGGTTCTGTGGCGGCACCCGGAGGCCAATCGCACTTGA
- a CDS encoding saccharopine dehydrogenase NADP-binding domain-containing protein, which produces MNSVLILGGYGAVGREAAAALTGYPDTWVIVAGRNPGRARPGPATAAMRVDAADPDDLARALDGVTTVLMCAEIDNARVARACLERGIGYVDVSASHGLLAGIQDLDDVARDSGATAALSVGLVPGVTNLLARICAERSPASEVHIGVLLGSGEQHGPAAIAWTLDGLGALDGSWTMSFPAPYGTRTVHRFPFSDQYTLPATLGVPSARTGLCLDSRLFTGLLAAAGRPAVARLLRRRAVRDLLLKALEKIHLGSDGFAVTVSSGTAQASFSGRLQSRATGRAAALLIRDLPAMPPGVRHIEQLVDPVAFLTELASGTVDLRLDLQVDG; this is translated from the coding sequence ATGAACAGCGTTCTCATCCTCGGCGGGTACGGGGCGGTCGGCCGTGAGGCCGCGGCCGCGCTGACCGGATACCCCGACACCTGGGTGATCGTGGCCGGGCGCAACCCTGGCCGGGCCCGGCCCGGCCCCGCCACCGCCGCGATGCGTGTTGATGCCGCCGACCCCGACGACCTGGCCAGGGCGCTGGATGGCGTCACTACCGTCCTCATGTGCGCCGAGATCGACAACGCTCGGGTCGCCCGCGCCTGCCTGGAACGCGGCATCGGGTACGTGGACGTGTCGGCCTCCCACGGCCTGTTGGCCGGCATTCAGGACCTCGACGATGTGGCCCGGGATAGCGGCGCGACCGCGGCCCTCAGCGTTGGCCTTGTCCCCGGCGTGACCAATCTGCTGGCCCGCATCTGTGCCGAGCGCTCACCGGCCTCGGAGGTACACATCGGGGTGCTGCTTGGCTCAGGAGAGCAGCACGGCCCGGCGGCGATCGCCTGGACCCTGGACGGATTGGGCGCGCTCGACGGCTCGTGGACAATGAGCTTTCCCGCGCCGTACGGCACGCGTACCGTCCACCGGTTCCCGTTCTCCGACCAGTACACGCTGCCTGCCACACTCGGCGTGCCGTCCGCGCGCACCGGGCTGTGCCTGGACTCCCGCCTGTTCACCGGCCTGCTGGCTGCGGCCGGGCGGCCCGCCGTCGCCCGCCTGCTGCGCCGCCGCGCGGTTCGCGACCTGCTGCTGAAGGCGCTGGAGAAGATCCACCTCGGCAGCGATGGGTTCGCCGTGACGGTCAGCTCAGGCACGGCGCAGGCATCCTTCAGCGGGCGGCTGCAGAGCCGCGCCACCGGACGCGCCGCCGCACTGCTCATCCGCGACCTGCCCGCCATGCCGCCGGGCGTCCGGCACATCGAGCAACTGGTGGACCCGGTCGCCTTCCTGACCGAACTCGCCTCTGGCACAGTCGACCTCCGCCTCGACCTGCAGGTGGACGGCTAG
- a CDS encoding heavy-metal-associated domain-containing protein — protein sequence MSTATYTVKGMTCGHCVSSVKEEVSEVAGVTNVEVDLATGLLTVDSDAPIDTAKIVAAVEEAGYEVANP from the coding sequence ATGAGCACCGCCACCTACACCGTCAAGGGCATGACCTGCGGCCACTGCGTCAGCTCGGTCAAGGAAGAGGTCAGCGAAGTGGCCGGCGTGACCAACGTCGAGGTGGACCTGGCCACCGGCCTGCTGACCGTGGACAGCGACGCCCCCATCGACACGGCGAAGATCGTCGCCGCGGTCGAGGAGGCTGGATATGAGGTGGCGAACCCGTGA
- a CDS encoding heavy-metal-associated domain-containing protein, whose protein sequence is MITIAYSLVTYEVSGLSVATCEHCLSALRSELIQVPGVVGVDVTPERSRVSVLTDGPVDQGLVEAAFEAAGCGVQDP, encoded by the coding sequence TTGATCACGATTGCGTACAGCCTGGTCACCTACGAGGTCAGTGGCCTGTCGGTGGCGACGTGCGAGCACTGCCTATCGGCCTTGAGGTCCGAGCTCATCCAGGTCCCAGGCGTCGTGGGCGTGGACGTCACCCCGGAGCGCTCGCGTGTGAGCGTGCTCACCGACGGTCCCGTAGACCAGGGGCTCGTCGAGGCGGCGTTCGAGGCCGCCGGTTGCGGCGTGCAGGATCCGTGA